Proteins from one Nitrobacteraceae bacterium AZCC 2146 genomic window:
- a CDS encoding hypothetical protein (product_source=COG4222; cleavage_site_network=SignalP-noTM; cog=COG4222; pfam=PF13449; superfamily=63829), with product MRSKLLCSVASVLMMSSAAFAQTEGEFPAKLVGHAVLPAQTFIDAPADAPADLKTSGKYTTGKRVDALGTVMGKSYERATGVSLPFKGQPLQGHSGIKVMPDGSFWVLTDNGSGSRYNSADSMLYLNRHKIDWKAGKIERQETVFLHDPDKKVPFRILHEDTAKRYLTGADFDTEGFQIIGDNFWIGDEFGPYILKTDKTGKVLAVFETIADGKPVRSPDHWAVQSPGAPGATFSNVNLRRSKGFEGFASSKDGKFLYGLLEGPLWDAEKKDWEKVDGKEASRILEFDVAAEKFTGRYWQYVFEQNGNAIGDFNMIDASNGLIIERDNGEGTKDKACAEGKRGDDCFPDLAKFKRVFKVELSDANVGKPVRKIGFIDLMKIQDPDKKARKPLNDGVLTFPFFTIENVDRVDDTHIIVGNDNNLPFSSSREPNKADDNEFVLLEVGDFLKAK from the coding sequence ATGCGCAGCAAACTGCTCTGTTCCGTCGCTTCCGTTCTGATGATGTCGTCCGCTGCCTTCGCGCAGACGGAAGGCGAATTTCCCGCCAAGCTGGTCGGCCACGCCGTACTCCCCGCGCAGACCTTCATCGATGCGCCCGCCGATGCACCGGCCGATCTGAAGACCTCCGGCAAGTACACCACCGGCAAGCGCGTCGATGCGCTCGGCACCGTGATGGGCAAATCCTATGAGCGCGCCACCGGCGTCTCGCTGCCGTTCAAGGGCCAGCCGCTGCAGGGCCATTCCGGCATCAAGGTGATGCCCGACGGTTCGTTCTGGGTGCTGACCGACAATGGCAGCGGTTCGCGCTACAATTCCGCGGACTCGATGCTGTATCTCAACCGCCACAAGATCGACTGGAAGGCCGGCAAGATCGAACGCCAGGAAACCGTGTTCCTGCACGATCCCGACAAGAAGGTGCCGTTCAGGATTTTGCATGAGGACACCGCGAAGCGTTATCTCACCGGCGCCGATTTCGACACCGAAGGCTTTCAGATCATCGGCGACAACTTCTGGATCGGCGATGAATTCGGGCCGTACATCCTGAAGACCGACAAGACCGGCAAGGTGCTGGCCGTGTTCGAGACGATCGCCGACGGCAAGCCGGTGCGCTCGCCGGATCATTGGGCGGTGCAGTCGCCGGGCGCGCCAGGCGCCACCTTCAGCAACGTCAACCTGCGCCGCTCCAAGGGCTTTGAGGGCTTTGCCTCGTCGAAGGACGGCAAGTTCCTGTATGGCCTGCTCGAAGGACCGTTGTGGGATGCCGAGAAGAAGGACTGGGAAAAGGTCGACGGCAAGGAAGCCTCGCGGATTCTAGAATTCGACGTGGCTGCCGAGAAATTCACCGGGCGCTACTGGCAGTATGTGTTCGAGCAGAACGGCAACGCCATCGGCGACTTCAACATGATCGATGCCAGCAATGGCCTGATCATCGAGCGTGACAATGGCGAAGGCACCAAGGACAAGGCCTGCGCCGAAGGCAAGCGCGGCGATGACTGCTTCCCCGATCTGGCGAAGTTCAAGCGCGTCTTCAAGGTCGAATTGTCCGACGCCAATGTCGGCAAGCCGGTGCGCAAGATCGGCTTCATCGACCTGATGAAGATCCAGGATCCCGACAAGAAAGCGCGCAAGCCGCTCAATGACGGCGTGCTGACCTTCCCGTTCTTCACCATCGAGAACGTCGATCGCGTTGACGACACCCACATCATCGTCGGCAACGACAACAACCTGCCGTTCTCGTCGAGCCGCGAGCCCAACAAGGCCGACGACAACGAGTTCGTGCTGCTCGAGGTCGGCGATTTCCTGAAGGCGAAGTAA
- a CDS encoding tripartite-type tricarboxylate transporter receptor subunit TctC (product_source=COG3181; cath_funfam=3.40.190.10; cleavage_site_network=SignalP-noTM; cog=COG3181; pfam=PF03401; superfamily=53850) produces the protein MIGLQAIRGALYAAVAAVALSSAGSALAQTGNYPNRTITLVLPFAAGSGTDTTTRIISQHLGIALGVPIVIDNKPGANGMIAATYVARAAPDGYTLFVTTNTTHSANPFLLKTMTYDPVKDFTPIARTGDLPFMLVVHPDVPAKNVAELVAYGKANPGKLTYASGSSSAIVSGATFAHNAGIDMLHVPYKSSPPAMNDVIGGRITMMFTDVLTGLPHVNGKALRALAVTTKDRSPLVPDLPSMQEAGVPDFDITSWQGYFGPANLPKDIVVRLNTEIRKIVEKPEIKAQLATLGMDAFSGTPEQLDGFVKDQLVLWEKLIKNANIEKQ, from the coding sequence ATGATCGGACTTCAAGCGATTCGTGGTGCGTTGTATGCGGCCGTGGCCGCGGTCGCGCTGAGTTCAGCCGGCAGCGCGCTGGCGCAAACCGGCAACTATCCGAACCGCACCATCACGCTGGTGCTGCCCTTCGCCGCCGGCAGCGGCACCGACACCACCACGCGGATCATCTCGCAGCATCTCGGCATCGCGCTCGGGGTGCCGATCGTGATCGACAACAAGCCCGGCGCCAACGGCATGATCGCCGCGACCTATGTCGCCCGCGCCGCACCCGACGGCTACACGCTGTTCGTCACCACCAACACCACGCATTCCGCCAATCCGTTCCTGCTGAAAACCATGACCTACGATCCGGTCAAGGATTTCACCCCGATCGCGCGTACCGGCGACCTGCCCTTCATGCTGGTAGTGCACCCCGACGTGCCCGCGAAAAACGTCGCCGAACTGGTCGCCTATGGCAAGGCCAATCCGGGCAAGCTGACCTATGCCAGCGGCAGTTCGTCGGCGATCGTCTCCGGCGCGACCTTCGCGCACAATGCCGGCATCGATATGCTGCATGTGCCCTACAAGAGTTCGCCGCCGGCCATGAACGACGTCATCGGTGGCCGCATCACCATGATGTTCACCGACGTGCTGACCGGTCTGCCGCATGTCAACGGCAAGGCGCTGCGCGCGCTCGCCGTCACCACCAAGGACCGCTCGCCGCTGGTGCCCGACCTGCCCTCGATGCAGGAAGCCGGCGTGCCCGACTTCGACATCACCTCGTGGCAGGGCTATTTCGGCCCAGCCAACCTGCCGAAGGACATCGTCGTCAGGCTCAACACCGAGATCCGCAAGATCGTCGAGAAGCCGGAAATCAAGGCGCAACTGGCGACGCTGGGCATGGATGCGTTTTCGGGCACGCCGGAACAGCTCGACGGCTTCGTGAAGGACCAGCTGGTGCTGTGGGAGAAGCTGATCAAGAACGCGAATATCGAGAAGCAGTAG
- a CDS encoding phosphoserine aminotransferase (product_source=KO:K00831; cath_funfam=3.40.640.10,3.90.1150.10; cog=COG1932; ko=KO:K00831; superfamily=53383; tigrfam=TIGR01365): MTAAKPSSRPNVPHFSSGPCAKRPGWAPQNLKDAALGRSHRAKVGKAKLKLAIELTREVLEVPAGYKIGIVPASDTGAVEMALWSLLGQRPVTTIAWESFGEGWVSDIVKELKLKDVTKLHAGYGEIPDLSKADPASDIVFTWNGTTSGVRVPNADWIKADREGLTICDATSAAFAQPLDWAKLDVVTFSWQKALGGEAGHGMLVLSPRAVARLESYTPAWPLPKIFRMTKGGKLNEGIFEGETINTPSMLCVEDYLDALAWAKSVGGLSALIARADANTKVLADWKAKTPWVDFLAQDASIRSNTSVCMKVVDPAITALSADAQADFAKKLVAAVEKEGAGYDFAHYRDAPAGLRIWCGATVEASDVELLTQWIDWAFASTKATLAKAA; the protein is encoded by the coding sequence ATGACTGCAGCGAAGCCTTCTTCGCGGCCCAACGTGCCGCATTTTTCCTCCGGCCCCTGTGCCAAGCGCCCGGGCTGGGCCCCCCAAAATCTCAAGGACGCCGCTCTGGGCCGTTCGCATCGTGCGAAGGTCGGCAAGGCCAAACTCAAGCTCGCGATCGAGCTAACGCGCGAAGTGCTTGAAGTACCGGCCGGCTACAAGATCGGCATCGTGCCGGCGTCGGATACCGGCGCCGTGGAGATGGCGCTGTGGTCGCTGCTCGGTCAGCGTCCCGTTACCACCATCGCCTGGGAATCCTTCGGCGAGGGCTGGGTCAGCGATATCGTCAAGGAATTGAAGCTCAAGGATGTCACCAAGCTGCATGCCGGCTATGGCGAAATCCCTGATCTCAGCAAGGCCGATCCGGCTTCCGACATCGTCTTCACCTGGAACGGCACCACCTCCGGCGTGCGCGTGCCCAATGCCGACTGGATCAAGGCCGATCGTGAAGGCCTGACGATTTGCGACGCCACCTCTGCGGCGTTCGCGCAGCCTCTCGACTGGGCCAAGCTCGATGTCGTCACCTTCTCCTGGCAGAAGGCGCTGGGCGGCGAGGCCGGTCACGGCATGCTGGTGCTGTCGCCACGCGCGGTGGCGCGTCTGGAGAGCTACACCCCGGCCTGGCCGTTGCCAAAAATCTTCCGGATGACCAAGGGCGGCAAGCTCAACGAAGGCATCTTCGAAGGCGAGACCATCAACACGCCGTCGATGCTGTGTGTCGAGGATTATCTCGATGCGCTGGCCTGGGCGAAGTCGGTCGGCGGCCTCAGCGCCCTGATCGCGCGTGCCGATGCCAACACCAAGGTGTTGGCCGACTGGAAGGCGAAGACGCCGTGGGTGGATTTCCTCGCCCAGGATGCGTCGATCCGCTCCAACACCTCGGTGTGCATGAAGGTGGTGGATCCCGCGATCACCGCGCTCTCTGCCGACGCGCAGGCCGACTTCGCCAAGAAGCTGGTCGCCGCGGTCGAGAAGGAAGGCGCCGGCTACGACTTCGCGCACTACCGCGATGCGCCCGCGGGCCTTCGCATCTGGTGCGGCGCGACGGTCGAGGCCAGCGATGTCGAGCTGCTGACGCAGTGGATCGACTGGGCGTTTGCATCGACCAAGGCTACGCTCGCCAAGGCTGCGTAA
- a CDS encoding outer membrane immunogenic protein (product_source=KO:K16079; cleavage_site_network=SignalP-noTM; cog=COG3637; ko=KO:K16079; pfam=PF13505; superfamily=56925), whose product MRKFLMVVAAAAMLGAAQGAQAADMPDFPVLRGSFPEGLSASQTNWQGFYIGAQAGYGTSDEKFTGSNSAMTAGLLANTLIESEMGVSQWPLSFTKQSQHGSGYGGFAGYNSQWDDVVIGVEMSYLHAKFGGASAGSMARYSLLSDGNYHSVTSSASSSIDISDMATFRARAGYAFGSFLPYMFGGFALGQADTVRSVSIRDTVTAGPASTTPASLLGPRAPLSQVQGQYSRLIYGYSAGLGVDINIVGGLFLRGEWEYLRFTSAVDTSINTVRAGIGYKF is encoded by the coding sequence ATGCGTAAGTTTTTGATGGTGGTGGCGGCGGCGGCGATGCTCGGCGCGGCGCAAGGCGCGCAGGCCGCCGACATGCCGGACTTTCCGGTGCTCCGCGGCTCCTTTCCGGAAGGCCTGAGCGCCTCGCAGACCAACTGGCAGGGCTTCTACATCGGCGCCCAGGCCGGCTACGGTACTTCCGATGAGAAATTCACCGGCTCGAATTCGGCCATGACGGCGGGCCTGCTCGCCAACACATTGATCGAGAGCGAGATGGGCGTGTCGCAGTGGCCGCTCAGCTTCACCAAGCAGTCCCAGCATGGCAGCGGCTACGGCGGCTTCGCGGGTTACAATTCGCAATGGGACGACGTCGTCATCGGCGTCGAAATGAGTTATCTGCACGCCAAGTTCGGCGGCGCTTCGGCAGGATCCATGGCCCGCTACAGCCTGCTGTCGGACGGCAACTACCATTCGGTTACGTCTTCGGCCAGCAGTTCGATCGACATCAGCGATATGGCGACGTTTCGCGCGCGCGCCGGCTATGCCTTCGGCAGCTTTCTGCCCTACATGTTCGGCGGCTTCGCGCTCGGTCAGGCTGACACGGTCAGAAGCGTCTCGATCCGCGACACCGTGACGGCCGGCCCGGCATCGACCACGCCCGCCAGTCTGCTGGGGCCGCGCGCCCCGCTGAGCCAGGTGCAGGGACAGTACAGCCGCCTGATCTATGGATACTCTGCCGGCCTCGGCGTCGATATCAATATCGTCGGCGGCCTGTTCCTGCGCGGCGAGTGGGAATATCTGCGCTTCACCTCGGCGGTCGATACCTCGATCAACACCGTCCGTGCCGGCATCGGCTACAAATTCTGA
- a CDS encoding opacity protein-like surface antigen (product_source=COG3637; cath_funfam=2.40.160.20; cleavage_site_network=SignalP-noTM; cog=COG3637; pfam=PF13505; superfamily=56925; transmembrane_helix_parts=Inside_1_6,TMhelix_7_29,Outside_30_152,TMhelix_153_175,Inside_176_284) has translation MRSVKFIAAAGAATVISVSAAAFAADMPIAPPPQYYAPPPVEEFGGWYLRGDIGFSNQKVKDVHYGRESAYSQLTSFNQESSFDTAGIFGLGVGYQFNNWFRADVTGQYRGNSNLKATDRFTGTAGGVPYNGIDNYSASKSEWVVMANGYVDLGTWWCVTPFIGAGVGAARVTIANFTDTGTNTLPFTTTSFASAPSGSQWNFAWAAHAGLAYKVNPSLTLELAYSYVDLGPGQTGVLSAFDGTTSNNVFKFKDITSHDLKFGVRWNLDSPPAYAPPPPLIRKG, from the coding sequence ATGCGTAGCGTTAAATTTATTGCAGCCGCCGGAGCGGCTACCGTGATCTCCGTGTCTGCGGCCGCCTTCGCTGCCGACATGCCCATCGCGCCGCCGCCGCAGTATTACGCACCGCCGCCGGTGGAAGAATTCGGTGGCTGGTATCTGCGTGGCGATATCGGCTTCAGCAATCAGAAGGTGAAGGACGTTCATTATGGCCGCGAGTCGGCTTACTCGCAGCTAACCTCCTTCAATCAGGAGTCGTCGTTCGACACCGCCGGCATCTTCGGCCTTGGCGTCGGTTACCAGTTCAACAACTGGTTCCGCGCGGATGTCACCGGCCAGTATCGCGGCAATTCAAACCTGAAGGCCACCGATCGTTTCACCGGCACGGCAGGGGGCGTACCGTACAACGGCATCGATAACTACAGTGCCAGCAAGTCTGAATGGGTCGTGATGGCCAATGGCTATGTTGATCTCGGCACCTGGTGGTGCGTGACGCCGTTCATCGGCGCCGGCGTGGGCGCTGCGCGCGTGACGATCGCGAACTTCACGGATACGGGCACCAACACTCTTCCGTTCACCACCACGAGCTTCGCCAGCGCGCCAAGCGGTTCGCAGTGGAATTTCGCCTGGGCCGCCCACGCGGGTCTGGCTTACAAGGTCAACCCGAGCCTGACGCTCGAACTGGCCTACAGCTACGTTGACCTCGGCCCAGGTCAGACCGGCGTGTTGTCGGCCTTCGATGGAACGACAAGCAACAACGTCTTCAAGTTCAAGGACATCACCTCGCACGATCTGAAGTTCGGCGTGCGCTGGAACCTCGACAGCCCGCCGGCCTATGCGCCGCCGCCGCCGCTGATCCGCAAGGGCTGA
- a CDS encoding glutathione S-transferase (product_source=KO:K00799; cath_funfam=1.20.1050.10,3.40.30.10; cog=COG0625; ko=KO:K00799; pfam=PF02798; superfamily=47616,52833), whose amino-acid sequence MKIYGDLNSGNCLKVKWVCDHLALPYDWIELDTLKGESRTPEFLKLNGAGQVPTVVLDDGRALAQSNAIIRYLARGSDLIPADAYDAAKMDEWMFWEQNSHEPFVAGCRFQMLYLGKPVSDLDPEKIKRGYAALARMEHQLATTKFVLGDRASLADVSLLAYTRVAHEGGFHLDGYASIRRWIGDAERALGIS is encoded by the coding sequence ATGAAAATCTACGGCGATCTCAACTCCGGCAATTGCCTGAAGGTGAAGTGGGTCTGCGATCACCTCGCTTTGCCCTACGACTGGATCGAGCTCGACACCCTCAAGGGCGAAAGCCGTACGCCGGAGTTTCTCAAGCTCAACGGGGCAGGGCAGGTGCCCACCGTGGTGCTCGACGACGGCCGCGCGCTGGCGCAGTCCAATGCCATCATCCGTTACCTCGCCCGCGGCAGCGATCTCATTCCCGCCGACGCCTATGACGCCGCTAAGATGGATGAATGGATGTTCTGGGAACAGAACAGCCACGAGCCCTTCGTCGCAGGGTGCCGTTTCCAGATGCTCTATCTCGGCAAGCCGGTCTCCGACCTCGATCCGGAGAAGATCAAGCGCGGCTATGCTGCGCTGGCGCGGATGGAGCACCAGCTCGCCACGACGAAATTCGTCCTCGGCGACCGCGCCTCGCTCGCCGATGTCTCGCTGCTGGCCTATACGCGCGTGGCGCACGAGGGCGGCTTTCATCTCGACGGCTACGCGTCGATCCGGCGCTGGATCGGCGATGCCGAGCGGGCCTTGGGCATCTCGTGA
- a CDS encoding methyl-accepting chemotaxis protein (product_source=KO:K03406; cath_funfam=1.10.287.950,3.30.450.20; cog=COG0840; ko=KO:K03406; pfam=PF00015,PF00672,PF17200; smart=SM00283,SM00304,SM01049; superfamily=58104; transmembrane_helix_parts=Inside_1_11,TMhelix_12_34,Outside_35_157,TMhelix_158_177,Inside_178_188,TMhelix_189_211,Outside_212_561) has protein sequence MKISNLTIAPKLGILVGVMLLGLCAAGVLAGYFVQREMMTSRIEELRHFVDAARSMAMGLQKQVDAGQMTKEAAMAEFGRRANTMTFDNGAGYLFGSTMEGVTVLTPDAKQIGQNRLEVVTNGKAIGREWRDSVAAKGEHTMFYDYVKPGQQEPLRKVAYAAAIPGWNMYVGAGAYLEDLDARLKPISWALGLAILAIGVVAGGIAWVIGSGISRPLRQLGARMRTLADGALEDDIPGIGRGDEIGAMATTVQVFKDNAVRIRGLDKIEAETQTRAATERRAAMESIAVDFERSVNGIVRSVSTAAAGMQTTAQSMTATASDASSRASTVGAASDRSSDNVSTVAAAAEELSASVNEVLRQVSQSSAIASKAVGDAERTNATVQLLSSGAEKIGEVVQLIHSIAAQTNLLALNATIEAARAGESGRGFAVVASEVKALASQTAKATEEISAQVAAMQASTSEAVLSISAITGTIAQMSEITTSISTAVEEQGEATREIARNIQSVAAGSSEISEHIGGVSSAAEATGTAASQVLSNARELDNQSGMLRKAVDEFLTKVRAA, from the coding sequence GTGAAGATAAGTAATCTGACCATCGCCCCCAAGCTCGGTATCTTGGTAGGTGTCATGTTGCTGGGACTCTGTGCTGCCGGAGTCCTCGCGGGTTATTTCGTTCAACGGGAAATGATGACCTCGCGAATCGAGGAGCTCCGCCATTTCGTCGATGCCGCGCGCAGCATGGCGATGGGACTGCAGAAGCAAGTCGATGCCGGCCAGATGACCAAGGAAGCCGCGATGGCCGAGTTCGGTCGTCGTGCAAATACGATGACCTTCGATAACGGCGCCGGCTACCTGTTCGGCTCCACGATGGAAGGTGTGACGGTGCTGACGCCCGATGCAAAGCAGATCGGTCAGAATCGCCTCGAGGTGGTGACCAATGGCAAGGCGATCGGCCGCGAGTGGCGCGACAGTGTCGCAGCCAAGGGCGAGCACACCATGTTCTATGACTACGTGAAGCCTGGCCAGCAAGAGCCGCTTCGCAAGGTCGCCTACGCGGCCGCGATCCCCGGCTGGAACATGTATGTGGGCGCTGGCGCCTATCTGGAAGACCTCGATGCCCGACTGAAGCCGATCAGCTGGGCGCTCGGCTTGGCCATCCTTGCCATCGGCGTGGTTGCAGGCGGCATCGCCTGGGTGATCGGTAGCGGCATCAGCCGTCCGCTTCGTCAACTCGGCGCCCGAATGCGGACGCTGGCCGATGGTGCGCTGGAAGACGACATTCCCGGGATCGGGCGTGGCGACGAGATCGGCGCGATGGCGACGACGGTTCAGGTCTTCAAGGACAATGCCGTCCGCATTCGCGGGCTCGACAAGATCGAAGCCGAGACGCAGACGCGCGCCGCAACCGAGCGCCGCGCGGCCATGGAAAGCATCGCCGTCGATTTCGAGCGCAGCGTCAACGGCATCGTTCGATCGGTATCGACGGCGGCGGCGGGTATGCAGACCACCGCGCAATCCATGACGGCGACCGCCAGCGACGCCAGTTCGCGTGCTTCGACAGTCGGCGCCGCGTCCGACAGATCATCGGACAATGTGAGCACGGTTGCTGCCGCTGCGGAAGAATTGTCGGCCTCGGTCAACGAAGTCCTGCGGCAGGTGTCGCAGTCGAGCGCGATTGCCAGCAAGGCGGTGGGCGATGCGGAGCGCACCAATGCTACCGTTCAACTGTTGTCCAGCGGCGCAGAAAAAATCGGCGAAGTGGTTCAGTTGATCCACAGCATCGCCGCGCAGACCAATCTGCTCGCACTGAACGCGACCATCGAAGCGGCGCGCGCCGGCGAATCCGGCCGCGGCTTCGCCGTCGTTGCGTCGGAGGTGAAGGCACTGGCGAGCCAGACCGCCAAGGCCACCGAAGAGATCTCCGCCCAGGTCGCCGCCATGCAGGCGTCGACCAGCGAAGCCGTGCTCTCGATCAGTGCCATTACCGGCACCATCGCACAGATGAGCGAGATCACGACAAGCATCTCGACGGCGGTCGAGGAGCAGGGTGAGGCAACCCGCGAAATCGCGCGCAACATCCAGTCGGTCGCGGCAGGATCCAGCGAAATCAGCGAGCATATCGGCGGCGTCAGCAGCGCGGCGGAAGCGACCGGCACGGCGGCCTCGCAGGTTCTGTCGAACGCGCGCGAACTCGACAACCAGTCCGGCATGTTGCGCAAGGCGGTAGACGAGTTCCTGACCAAGGTCCGCGCGGCGTAA
- a CDS encoding D-3-phosphoglycerate dehydrogenase (product_source=KO:K00058; cath_funfam=3.30.1330.90,3.30.70.260,3.40.50.720; cog=COG0111,COG2150; ko=KO:K00058; pfam=PF00389,PF01842,PF02826,PF19304; superfamily=143548,51735,55021; tigrfam=TIGR01327), translating to MTAPKVLISDALSPAAVQIFRDRGIDVDFQPNLGKDKEKLAEIIGNYDGLAIRSATKATAKILEKATRLKVIGRAGIGVDNVEIPAATAKGIIVMNTPFGNSITTAEHAITLMLALAREIPAADASTQAGKWEKNRFMGVEITAKTLGVIGCGNIGSIVADRALGLRMKVIAFDPFLSPERAKDLGVEKVELEDLFKRADFITLHTPLTDKTRNVIDAAAIAKMKTGVRIVNCARGGLVDEQALVDALNSKHVAGAAFDVFVEEPATKNVLFGHPSVICTPHLGASTTEAQENVALQVAEQMSDYLLTGAISNAVNFPSITAEEAPKLKPFIELAEKLGSFAGQLTESGIAKVMITYEGHVAEMKIKALTSAALTGLLRPMLGEVNFVSAPVVAKERGMVVDEVVRAAQSDYESLITVTVTTERQERSVSGTVYHDGKPRLVDIKGIRVDAEFGKSMIYVTNEDKPGFIGKFAGLLGDAKINIATFHLGRNKQGGDAIALVEVDGAVPAEVLAKVQALPQVKQAKALTF from the coding sequence ATGACCGCCCCCAAAGTCCTTATTTCCGACGCGCTTTCTCCCGCCGCCGTGCAGATCTTTCGGGATCGCGGTATCGACGTCGATTTCCAGCCCAACCTCGGCAAGGACAAGGAGAAACTCGCCGAGATCATTGGCAATTACGACGGCCTCGCGATCCGCTCGGCCACCAAGGCGACTGCGAAGATTCTCGAGAAGGCGACCAGGCTGAAGGTGATCGGCCGCGCCGGCATCGGTGTCGATAACGTCGAAATTCCCGCGGCGACGGCGAAGGGCATCATCGTGATGAACACGCCGTTCGGCAATTCGATCACGACAGCCGAACACGCCATCACCCTGATGCTGGCGCTGGCGCGTGAAATTCCGGCGGCCGATGCCTCGACGCAAGCCGGCAAGTGGGAGAAGAACCGCTTCATGGGCGTCGAGATCACCGCCAAGACGCTCGGCGTGATCGGCTGCGGCAATATCGGTTCGATCGTCGCCGACCGTGCGCTCGGCCTGCGCATGAAGGTGATCGCGTTCGATCCGTTCCTGTCGCCGGAGCGCGCCAAGGATCTCGGCGTCGAGAAGGTCGAGCTTGAAGATCTGTTCAAGCGCGCCGACTTCATCACGCTGCACACCCCGCTCACCGACAAGACCAGGAACGTCATCGATGCAGCTGCCATTGCGAAGATGAAAACCGGCGTGCGCATCGTCAATTGCGCGCGCGGCGGCCTGGTCGACGAGCAGGCGCTGGTCGACGCGCTGAATTCCAAGCACGTCGCCGGTGCGGCGTTCGACGTGTTCGTCGAGGAGCCCGCCACCAAGAACGTGTTGTTCGGCCATCCCAGCGTGATCTGCACGCCGCATCTGGGCGCCTCCACCACGGAAGCGCAGGAGAACGTCGCGCTGCAAGTCGCCGAGCAGATGTCGGACTATCTGTTGACCGGCGCGATCTCCAATGCGGTCAACTTCCCCTCGATCACCGCGGAAGAAGCGCCGAAGCTGAAGCCGTTCATCGAACTCGCGGAAAAACTCGGCTCGTTCGCCGGGCAGCTCACCGAGAGCGGCATCGCCAAGGTCATGATCACCTACGAAGGTCACGTTGCCGAAATGAAGATCAAGGCGCTGACCTCGGCGGCGCTGACCGGATTGTTGCGGCCGATGCTTGGCGAGGTCAATTTCGTCTCCGCGCCGGTTGTCGCCAAGGAGCGGGGCATGGTGGTGGATGAAGTCGTGCGCGCCGCGCAGAGCGATTACGAAAGCCTGATCACCGTGACTGTGACCACCGAGAGGCAGGAGCGCTCGGTGTCGGGTACCGTCTATCATGACGGCAAGCCGCGTCTCGTCGATATCAAGGGCATTCGCGTCGATGCCGAATTTGGCAAGTCGATGATCTACGTCACCAACGAGGACAAGCCTGGCTTCATCGGCAAGTTTGCCGGTCTGCTCGGCGATGCCAAGATCAACATCGCCACCTTCCATCTCGGCCGCAACAAGCAGGGCGGCGACGCCATCGCGCTGGTCGAGGTTGATGGCGCGGTGCCGGCGGAGGTACTCGCCAAGGTGCAGGCCCTGCCGCAAGTCAAGCAGGCCAAGGCGCTGACGTTCTAA